The window GGTTATACATGAGACTCACATACTAATGCACTTATCAGGTCGAATAACAACTGGATCACTCATGAATTTTCAGAATTCCTGAATTCCTTACCACAGGATGCTTTGTTTCGGGGTCAAATTCAGTTGAGTTGGCATCTAAattaaaaacaggcaaaaatatgaaacacactcctgacacacacacacagacctgaagCTGCTCTGCTAACACGCTGCTCTCACTTCCTGGCCTGTGTAGACACAGTGTAAAGGCCCTTTATACTGTGTGATGTCAACAACATCTTACAAGTTCATCGCATGTCAAACTGTGAGATCACTCCAATAAAATCTTACAATCTGTGTGAGACTATACTACATCAATTTTGAGGCATGTTGTAATGTGCAATCAATGCCCGCTGAACTGCAGGGCTTTTAAACAGGACTTCACTTTATGGGCACTTAAAATGTTGCCATGGTCGCGTATTGTGCGTCATTCTATGTCAGGTTTGGTTGGTTTGGGTCATAGTAACAGTCAGAATGTGAGAATTTGGTATTaaatttctgacatttaaatttGTGAGCTCCAGTGACCTCAGGTTGTCTAAATTCTGTTTCATGGGAGAACTAATTTCTTTTCAGTTTGACAAAAGAGTTTTAGCTCTAGGTCCATTCACTAGCCTTTTCTGGAGCGGAGAAAGCtagcatttcatttcattctccCCTCTCAGTTTGCAGATTGGGAGACTGTTATACCAAGGCAGTGGTCAAATTAAAAGAAGCCACCTGCTGTTATCCAACAAACTCTTGAAAAGTCAGATCTTTTTAAAAGCCTACTTTCAGCTAAGTAGTTGTGTTCAGCACTACTTGCACACAGAGATGAGTGTAGTGGCACTCAGTCCTGAAAAATTAGAAAACCGGCTTTGCAACTTCAGAGCAAGTTTGAGTAACAACTGTCAGTTACGATGGCTTTCAGCTATTCAACACAAGGATTTCTTTAGCACACGAGTCCACTCCAGTTTGGCTACATGGGAGAATCAACATTACCTTTCCAGCCCAGCGTGTTCCTGGCAAATTCACACACAGCTAACTGCATCCcaagacacacacctgcagaaagACACATATCAGTCTTGTAGTGTGTTCACTGTTATTGATGTTGCTATTTGTTCTAATAGGACCGATCTGAAAAACACTTATCACAGCATTAGGTAAAAAATAAGATAATGTTGAAAAGAGTGGGATCATTGTTATTCTGATGGCTCTGTTGTACCTAGGAAAGGTTTTTTCTGGCTCCTCGCCCAGCTGATGGCATGGATCTTTCCCTCAGTTcctctgacaccaaaacctCCTGGAACCAGGATACCACTGAGGACAGAGGGCGAAAACAGTTGGTAAAACTACAATTTAATGTTTGGGTTGTATAATTTACAAAAAGATGATGCCTCTAGTCTGCACTCACTCAGCGCTGCACAGTTTCTGCCAGGCCTCGTGGTATTTCACTGGTTCCTCCTGCAGAGTGCTCGGCTCCAAATATGCAGAGTCTATATACTGAGGAGATGTTTAAACGTTAGGTGGCAGTTTTAAGAGccaaaattattttattttttttgtctaaaagGACAGAATTACTGGAGTTCCTCTGGAAAAAGGCTAATGTGGCACGAGGACAATGAGAATGAAGTTAGTTAACTGGAAGTAATTGTAGTAGTTAGACCTCTTTAGTGCATACTGCTACAGTGTAGCTCATGTCTTTAGagtgaacaaaataaagatattAGTCAAATGTTATGATGAGCGGTGTGGCTTCATAACACTGTACATACCTTAACCTCCAATTTATGGCTAATAGCCAGGGCTGAGTGCTCCAGTGCCTTGATGACAGAAGCGTAGGAGTCAGAAAACTTGGTGTACTTCCCGACCAGCGCTATAGAGCAGTGCTCTAACAGTCTGTCGGACCTGTGAAGACAGCGTGTGGGTAAAACCTCTGGAGTAAAGACAACAGATAACAAAGAGCACAGGAGCAGTTTTCAGCCCTATTTACCGTATTTTCTGGACTACAAGCCGCTACTTTTTTCATACGTTTTGAACCATGCGGCTCATACAAAGGTGCGGCTattctgtggatttttcttccACCGCTAGGGGTGCTCTAACTGGAATTAGAATCAAAActaggacaaaataaatgcaaagaagaATACGCTACTTCCAACTACCAACGCGTTCAGAAAGGCTGGACTGCTACGCGAAGAGAGCGGCGCACCTTCAGAGCCAACCTCACCGGAGGATGACAGTGACACGGAGAGCgagactgatggagacagatgtGACGAAGCGCTGCAGAGTTTGTTCAACTCCGACACTGAAGACGACGACTTCGTGGGTTTCAGCGAAGATGGTTAAAGTGACGTGATTTCAAACACAGGGgaaatgaagataaataaataccAGTTATTTTCTCTTGGTTCTGTCCGTTTTAATGAGCAAAGTTGCTGCCATGTTAAAAGACACTGTTAGGAAAGGATCTATTTAggtacatacatgtacatttgCAGTTCAAAATCGTTCTGTACATGTAGTAAATATCTAATCTAACAACATAAATATCTGCGGCTtgcatatcttttttttaagtagagCGGATGTGGCTtgtatatcattttttttatttttattttttaaatagagCGGATGCGGCTTATATACAGGTGCGGTTTATAGTCCAGAAAATACGGTAATCTTAAAAACACAATCTACTCTTTAACTAATGTTTGAGGACCCACCTGTCAGACATCTCCTTCCATTTAGTCAGCATTTTCCTGGGTCGAGTCTCTATGGGCATATTCAGCCTCCTGCTCAGGTAGCCCACCACGCCCTGATTCTCCAGCAGTAACGGTACTCTGTAGATGGACGACACGTCGTGCACACAGATGACCTGAGAAGAGAAAGCTCAGTGAGTTTAGAGTAGCCGAGAGAGGGGGGGGCTCTGCTTCATCAATGGTGACGAAACCAATGCTCTTCAGTGTCAGTGATGTACCTGTTCAGGCTCTACGTGGCAGAACATTGAGATTTTTTCTTTGACCGAGTTCTCCAGGGCAGTGGAGCAGCGACACATGATCTGtcagcagagatgagatgagactTCAATGTTTGCTGAGAGGGAAAATTTCAGGACGACCCAGTAAGAGAGTAAGTGAACATAAATAAGCTCATGGTAACATCACAATTTACAATAACTTCAGTCAGCGAGTCATCAGAGAGGAAGGTCCTGTTAATGTTTTCCTTGTTACAGTATTTCACGACTGCTTTGGCtcaattttcagtgtttcaatGTGCAAAACTCTGAACACAAAATGCTAAATTCCTATTCCCAAACTCTCACACTGCATGCACAATGAAATGGTCACTTTCTTGAAGGGTTTATCAAcagcaataacaaaaaaaagggcAGTTCACACAGAATTATTTGCAAGgcttcctttttaaaaactttggTTTAACTTACTGTATTACTGTGAATATTGATGATTTAATCCAGATACTTTATGCTACAGTAACTCAGTTTTATAAAAGCTAATTAGGACTGCTACTGTACTTAATCGCATCTGTTCTGCATCCATAACAATGTGTTTTAACTGACGACATCAAAcgttaaacatttcattttcctgtttaattagtttagtttattcatCACAGTAAAATAATGTGATACTGTGGGGCTTGACAGCAAAAAGAAGAATTACCGTATTAATCCCCAGGAGGATATTCAGTTTTTTCACTCCATTatacagtttacacacacacacacacacacagaggccggAATacagacatgtacacacatgacCCAGAGACATGCAATAAAGGCAGTAAACCACACATTACAAAGACttaaataataaagtaaaatcATAAAtagatttaattaaattaacGCGACctggattaaaaatgaatgggGGGATTATAATTACATTATGaatcattcatttcagtttttgctAATCTCAACACTTGTCGAGTAAGACGAGCTTCCTTGTTGCTGTAGTGACAGTGCCTGCTGCAACTAAACTCCACAAAACAGGATTGAatagcctcctgcagcacaatcTACTGTCTCAACAATCCTACTTTTAGATTAGATCTGCATTACATGTCCTGACAGCCCACAatcacattcagacacattttaGAACGAACATCACCACCTTCGACAAGCATTTGTGATCTGTATGTGTAGCAATAAGCATTTGAACTTGTTTTGAAGCAGCTGTATTTTGAGGAGCACACATGTGATTCCAAACTCTGTATGCAAGGACAGAATTCAGTGATTTGAAGTGGGTTTGAAAGGATCCAGCTCATTTCAAAGGATACTGTGACCGCACACAGAATTAAACACATTGGGGCTTTAATACAAGGGCTGAACTGGATAACGGATGCACTAAAGTTTCAACTGCCATTTGCTGATGGTGGGGTCACAATGTATTTGTCAGAGTTAGAGGCTGGCAGTGCCGGTTTTTGGCTCACATTAGTGCCATTAATACCAACTGGGCATCATTTGAATGTCACTGTATACTCTACCTATGCAATGTGTCAATGTCACTACCACACAAAATGACCTTCCACATCTAGAACATACAATACTAAATTCCATGATATTACAGACACGTGGTGAACACTAATGATGCATCAAATATGCTGATGTCTAAAGTCACAGTCAATAGGAAataccgacacacacacactcacctccaTCAAAAATGGAGCATTTATAGAAGGATGAGTGTATACAGCCATGGACTCACCAGATCAGGGGACAAACCCagtcctctcagctctctgacGCTGTTCTGGGTCGGTTTGGTCTTTTGCTCTCCTGTTGCACTGGGCTGGACAGAACAATGGAGATAACAGATATATTAAACTGACTGTACAGAACTTTTCTGACGTTaactgcatgtctgtgcatttgCAGCATGTAACATGACAAGTGGCCAAAGAGGCTTCCATCAAAATATAAGAAGCATTGATTTGTGTTCCCCTGAAAATCCCAGATTTACTGATTTTTGAAGAAGCTGAATTTATATAGGTTCTAATGCAATGAGTAGGGTGGGTCTACTGTAATTACACAATTCAGGCGTAAGGGAATATTGTTGAAAACCTTTGAACCAAACCTTATGTGGCAAAGTtatcctccttcctcttcccaGCAGGgtattttacatcatttttaaGCAACTGTCATGATAAATTCACATTGGATTTGGTAATTTGTTCTCATCAAGCAAACTCTACTGTACTCTATTTTCCTGAGCTCAAAACaattacttgttttgtctgacattACAAAAGTCAGAGATATTCAATGTACAATGACATAACGCCACAGAAAAAGTAGCAAAAAGTTTTCTATCTTAGAGGCTGGAACCAGAAAATATTTAGTACTTTTTCTCAATACATTATTTTAAACCTTTACTGGATTATCAAAATGATAAATTTTCTGTCTAATGGATTAACTGGGTTGTTGTTTCAGCACCACTCTACTTCCTAGGCCAAATTAACTGATGTCAAACTACCTGCCTGTTTCCTACCATCTTTAATCATGGACACAAGGAGACACAGATCAACCACAGAGCAATGCAGAGGTCAACCGGCTGCAGTCAGCTTGGCCACGAGgataaaaaaaaccaaaaaaaaacaacgaacAATCTTTTCACAAACCACTGCTGTAGCATAACACACATTGTCAACATTTTTACCAGCTGCGACTGCATTCACCTTACACTTCAGTTTCAATCCTCACACGTGGCCGTGTGGAGCCCGCAACCAAACACGTGTGTTGGTTTCCACATGTTCACACCTGCCTCCTACTCCTTCACTGGTCAGAACAACTACTCCCTCCTTGCTTAGTACACTCACTCAAAATCACAATACTCTGAAATCTATACTCAGGAGCTGCTTACATTTTGGAGCCTGTCATCATAAAGTAGGAATTCAGTCCTAAACAGCCCAAAAGACTAAACTGAAggattcagttttgttttttgtttttttttttaaaggtgacTGACTCCTGGTGCGAAGGACACGTGCCGCCTCAGCACAAAATGTCTTCACGTCGTTATGGATTTCTGGAATGAGAAAAATGCAGTCTTGCAGCAGTGATTATTCTGTCAGAATAAACTACTGCTGCAGTCATAAATCAAACTTTGATGGCTCTTACAGCAACTCATAAAGACAACACAGAAACCTCTTCAACAACAGAGGCAAAAACTTTAACTTTGAACACTGCATCCCCCCAGATGGGTGTCAGCTCCAATGAAGGATATCTTAACTTGATCACAACAGTGACTCTAATACAGGTTCCTGTGTCTTATTGAGACAATGTATTCAAAATTATAGCTGGGAAAAAACATTTGAGAGCTGTGTTCATATTGTTACTGTTACCCTGTTACGATATataatagttttttttactAGTCACCCAAGTCATTTAAATCTACATACAAAACAATTGAGACATTTTCTGCATCTAAATAATATTTTTACCCAGGTCTAATACAGCTAAGTGCAACTGTCAGTACTTCAATGAGACATCATTATTGCCACTTTGTGCACCTGCATTCTGTAATAAAGCGACACCACACTCTGTCCTGAAATTAGTTCTTCCCCTTCATTAAAGTTTGCACGTATATGATTACAGACCTGTACACTGCAACATATATGTCATAAGTGCTAtgacatacatatatatatacaccgAAGCTGCACCTGTGTGATACAGCttagcaatgtgtgtgtgaaacagtcTGAAACGGTTCTAAAACATTTATCTTTACAGAGATCAatcttgttttaaaatgctgttcaaAATGAAGACGCGTCGTAGCCAGAGCTGCTTGTTCAGGTGAGGTCAGGATTTGTGGGCTcgtttgtgtgtgaggtgaatTAATGCGCAAGTGATTCTACTTGGTAGCTGTAGTCTATCAAGCACTAAAATCATGTCACCAGTTGCGTAGTGTCCAATACATCCAACACAAGTTCCCACAATTCCTGTGGAATGGCCTCCTTATTGGTACAGGAAACCAGTGCCTCCTGATGGATAATGAGGCACGATTaaattaaaatcatcagaaCTATCTGAATTTTGCACTGATTTTCAAGCGGTTTGGTTTGTTACAAATACCAGACATGTATTTATGATACAGAATACTTGgtcaaattaaaaatacagtttttcatgCCAAAATGCTTTATCTTATGCAGAGAATAACTGCAAAAAAGTTAATATATGGTGGGCTTCACAATTtttgtaattacatttttagtGAAGTATTCATTTAGCTGATTTGCAGtagtaaagaaaaaagaaaagaaacataatGAGTTGTCATCAACTTGAGTAACATTATCTTCACTTCACTTGTCTCACTtctgtgtgtggaggttttTAATTTGCATGACCGTCTCTCTTCTTATTAGTTTGTTGTATCTCCAAAAAAGCTGTTGTGATAGAGGCTGAATGAAAGTGTATGTAGTTACAGTCAGTTGTTTACAGTCAAATGTGTTAGCTCCAGGAGCAGCAAATATATCTAGGGGCAGATGGCCCTTAGATACAAGCAGTAAGGCCTGAAGGTGTTGCTCTCTTACCTGTGGAATCAGACTGACGTGAATGTTACAGAagttctctctcttcactttgAACTGGAACTGCCTGAAGGCCTCGATGAAAGGCATGCTCTCTATGTCTCCAACCGTGCCTCCTaactgcaaacatgcacacaatcaTAAATATTATCAGTGATCATTCATGGCAGCATTCGACTCTGCACGGTCTTGACAGACCtgtataacaaaaaaaataacaaaaaaaattgaAGCCATTTGGTAGCAGAAATGGTgatataataaaacaaactgctcaACTTGCCTCTATTACACAAACTTGAGGTTCTACATCGTCATCGACGGGCACTTTGGCCTGTTTCACAACCCATTCCTGGATGGCGTCTGTGATGTGTGGCACCACtggaagagacaaaaaacacaaaatcctTCCTGGATTACCATTTCTCTGCAACATGGCACCCTCttctaaacacaaacaactgTTTTTACCCTGCACAGTCTTGCCCAGGTagtctcccctcctctctttgttgaTGACCGACTGATAGATCTTGCCAGTGGTCAGGTTGTTGTCTCTGGTCAGCCGGATGTCGAGGAAACGTTCATAATTTCCCAGATCCAAGTCCACCTCACCCCCATCATCCAGCACGAACACTTCCCCTGAAAAGAGCAGGCATGACGCAATCATAACACATACATAATACTTGGCTGTTTAATTGAGAATGTGTTCAATGAAAGGGATTGTTTCCTCTGATGTACCATGTTCATAGGGTGAAAATGTGCCTGCGTCTATGTTGATGTAAGGGTCGATCTTGATGGCAGTCACATGCAGGCCACACGACTTCAGGATTGTGCCCACGCTGCTCGCAATGATGCCTTTGCCAATACCTGAGATGACTCCTCCAGTTACCAGGATGTACTTCATCATTGTGCTCTGGTGTCTGCAGACAGATGTCTTattaaaatcaaacagcagaccCTGCAAAAGTATTCATTCAGAAATACTGTATCATGGGTTTGGAACATTGATCATGTTTTTGCCTTCACtctatttgaaaaaaaactatacacaaacaaaaaacataaaacaacacatgtGCTTAAGTTACAATGAGTGCTGCAGTGCAGAACAGTACAGGGGGGTGGACAAAGTCAAAAAACGGGACATCTTATaataaaacaccacaacaaAGTACACCTTCAAAAATCCAATGTAATGTCGAGGCCTCAACAGAAATGTTTTACCAAGCTTCCTTCATTGCAAAAAGCAGTTTTAACTAGTAGTTAAGTAAAATAATGGTTAATGACAATGTTCTTCCTCTACAAGGTGAACCCCGGTAACTGTTACTAAGGCCACTAATGGAGAGCCAAATAAACACTAAACGTTTAAACCAGCGGTTAATTAAGGTCACACAAACTCGGAGGTGGCCAGATGTGTAGTGCTAAAACTTTTTCATTCTTCCCACAACAGAACAGTTTCACCATATAAAGCGTGGCACGTTGGACGCGCTCGCTTATAAACACAGCATGGGCCGACTGGGTGGGAAATTCCCAATTCCCCTATGATAGGAGACTACAAGTGAGGGCACCGCCCGTCCAGGTTACCACCGTACACAAAGTCAACGACACCAAAGTATTACCGCCAGCACTCTTAGCTTTTGGCTAACTGTTATGGGTAATGTCGATgtaagagaaagaaacacaaaaccaaGGCCTCTGTAAGTGTCTGCATTGGAAAACGGCCAAATTCAGCGTTTGCTGAACGAAGCACCACGGCTAATTTATCTAGCTTGCTACCTTTAAATACAAAGCGTAGCTAACATGCTCTCAATTTCTAACAAATAGCTAGTTACATCAAGCTCGTCAAATTACATGTGACCACAATGTCCGACAttgcattcaaaataaaagcatagaTCGTATTAAGCGTGTTTACTTGGCTTCATATGAAACACGTGTCAACAAAACTGCGGCATAGTTACAAATTTATAGCATTGTGATATTTACTACCTTGGGTTAAGTGATTGCGTCTGAAATACAATCGGTCGTTGCATTATACTGACACATTCCAGCGCATGGTATTTCCAAcagaatttttattttgatgatttttgaCCGGAATTCATACGATACGTATACGTACCTTAACAAGTGTTTGCTAGCTAGCCAACAACCTGTGTTAACTATCAAATTTCAACTTACCAAAATATTCTTCAGCCAAAGCTGCCTCTCAAATTGTCGACGACGAACACAGCTTACAAGACCTTATGTCGAAATGTCGGTCCAAATAGCAACTCCTTTTCTTGTGCTTGTGCTTCCCTACAGCCCCATCTATCCTCAAACTGACTCGACACGTGTATGGACCACGATTCCGGGCTGCAGTGCATCATTCATTCCAATCCCTACATACAACATTGTGTTACCTTCACGTACACCTCGTAAACTGCGCTCACCACTCATCACTTTGATGCGTTATGTCACTTTAAATAGTCACATGTATAAGTCGACAAGACGTACattacgtttttttttgtttggttgtttgttttacaatgtTTCTAATACAATGTTTTATACATTTGGTTAATCTCTCTCTCAATAATAACCACAGTGACACATCATGGCATTCAGTGATGATAAAATGACcttcattattatttctatttactttgtatttttttttttattttcaaacttggATACTGTCACCAAACCCTGCTGTGAATAAATTTTTAGCGGTATTGAACATTCAGAATCTAAGATGATCTGTATTATGTAGTGACATTGAGCTGctgtatatataaaatatgtttttgtcctttaaCACCACCAAACTTAAATGCatggaaataagaaaatactaAATAATATTATTCACTAACCCATTAACAATTGGCTGAGCTTCAGAGGAAATTAACAGAATAACGTATGCCTATTTCACTAATAATCCTATAGCAAATTAGGTATATTAAACACAATATGACCATTTTCATACTATCAAAACATAATCAGCACTctaatgttgtagctggtcgAGGTGAAGATATTTTTACCTGCCCAGTTTTATCAATTGGGcagtttaatctataacaataTATCCTATTTTATGAACTAagcatgtgtttttatgcaaaATCTTCATCAGCAAAGTAACTCAAACTACTACAGTTATAAAATTTGTATTGTAGTGGGACAGTAGTAGCCTATAAAGTGGCATAAACCGTATGTACTAAAGGAAAGTACAAGCATGTAAAAACTGTCCTGCTCTACAGTACTTGAATGGATGTACTTACTTACTTTAAACCACTCTCTACATGTGTCTTGGCGATCACGACTATGActtcttccttcctgttttctcatcacatgcacctgaaggcagcactttttccatttttgaaTCAGCAGGAGGAGCTCATGTTTCACGTTTGAAGGCTCAGGTTggccagagaagaaaaaaaaagttgcatttcCCTCATTTGGAAAAGCTTTTAGCCAGCTGATAAATGACACTAGATATTTGGTTTAGCTTTAGAGATTGTACTAGCTAATTATCAGCAGTAGACTATTTATCTTAGAGCTCCTTGTATTGTTCATATCTAATTTCCAAGCGGCAGAGAATCAAAACGTGACcagttttgcacattttatctGCATGACAATTCATTTGTtcacatcttttattttatcCACAAAGGATAACtagaatgcatttattttagtCAATGAACAATATAAGCTTAAATGCTACTGTCAGAGCCATTTGGTCCCGACAATAGACATAACAATGTATCAGTGTGACTCCAGTGATAATGTAAGCTGCTGCTCAGAAGCCACAAAGCGAGGCTGAATTGatcctgcagcagaaacactttAGTGGTCGGAGGCACAGAGATGTTTTCCTGTGGGGTTACAACACACAggttcctctttctctccctgacacaaaacaacactttctgctgctctgctccatACAATAAATAGCCGCAGTTTAAAGTGGTTAGTTACAGTGTACTGCGGAAAGGTCAACGGCCCTGTGATGTGGATCACGGTGCGTTATCCTCATTGTGCTCAGTGAGATGTAAAGTCCATACCAGGAGCGCCGCTGTCTCATTTTTGTCAAGCTGTGACTCGTTCAGATTAAACAACGAGACGTCCACATAGCCTACTGTTGTTGTTGGATCATCTGCAACTGGGTTCGCTGGGCTAACTGTGTGGGTGAGCACAAGCActgcaaattaaaataacaaaatgatgGAGTTAGTGACTGATGGCTGACTCACAGACAGATAACTGCAGAGCTGACTGATGCCTCCATGTAACACCCAAATCTCTGCTTGTGAGCCTGAGCAGCCAGCTTAGTCTCTGGAACACAGGAGGGGGGTTTAATGAgagttttaattcatttttgacCAGCGCTGTGATTGAATTAAACTCCCACAGAAGGGCTGGATCCTCTCCTCACCACAAGCCATTTCCTCCTATTAGAGATGTAACAGAAGCAGCCGGCAGGGAGGCAGGTCAGTCTGAGATGAAACTGACTGTTCCTCCTTCATTTTATGGAAACATATACTCTTACAGACTCTATGGGTCTTGCGGCCCGCTAATGCTTTACACTCCTGCACTATGCTCTTTTGTACAGTTCAACATTCACGATCGATAGGCCCAGGCGTCAggatgtgtttagcctagcttagcataaagactgaatgCAGGGGTGCACAGATGGCTTGTCTCTGTCGGAAGTgcttattgttttatttatttcttttataaTGTTTTACTACACAACCTACAGTCTTATTTACATATTGTATCAATAGACATATCAATAGATATATGATAGACAGattgatatcaatcttctcatctcaatCCTCTCGATGGGTGAGTGAAGAAGCATATttcatatttcccaaaatgttgaactagtTCTTAAAACTGTTCTATCTATTAACTCTTAtctcttttagctctatttttggtctctaccaaccaCACACGAAAATATCTACCTGTTTATCTCCTAAATTTTcacaatgttcaccagctagtttcTGACTGCGtccgtctgctgtttggtgctgagcaggttcAGTACAGCGGTTTGTTAGAGCGCTTTCtctaaaaacagctgtctgctgtggctgaaaacaccACAATGAGAGTgaacaaaacagtaaagctgcagtcagacagcaaaacaatgagctgaaactcattATAACGCTCTATGAAGACGAGGAGCGCTGCGTTGTTTTTACATTGCTGCTTGATACATTTGTTATTACAGAATATCAGGtatagctgctttaaaataGTAGTATACCTTTAACACTGTGTCAGAGGGCTCGTGTCTGAACATAGTGTCCTCCCAACACATCGTGACATCAGTTTCCTGAATTCAGTTTACAGATTCACTGCTCTGTGAGTTGATGAACCCCCAGGGGCTTTCAGAATATGGAAACCTCAACCTTTATACTGCTGTGATGGTGTCTGTCATTTGGTGAACTGAATTTCCCCTTTGCTTCCGTCTACCTGTTGCTGGAATAAACAGCGATACCACACATGGCAACACTGACAGAGAAGGTA of the Chelmon rostratus isolate fCheRos1 chromosome 16, fCheRos1.pri, whole genome shotgun sequence genome contains:
- the ctps1a gene encoding CTP synthase 1 yields the protein MMKYILVTGGVISGIGKGIIASSVGTILKSCGLHVTAIKIDPYINIDAGTFSPYEHGEVFVLDDGGEVDLDLGNYERFLDIRLTRDNNLTTGKIYQSVINKERRGDYLGKTVQVVPHITDAIQEWVVKQAKVPVDDDVEPQVCVIELGGTVGDIESMPFIEAFRQFQFKVKRENFCNIHVSLIPQPSATGEQKTKPTQNSVRELRGLGLSPDLIMCRCSTALENSVKEKISMFCHVEPEQVICVHDVSSIYRVPLLLENQGVVGYLSRRLNMPIETRPRKMLTKWKEMSDRSDRLLEHCSIALVGKYTKFSDSYASVIKALEHSALAISHKLEVKYIDSAYLEPSTLQEEPVKYHEAWQKLCSADGILVPGGFGVRGTEGKIHAISWARSQKKPFLGVCLGMQLAVCEFARNTLGWKDANSTEFDPETKHPVVIDMPEHNPGQMGGTMRLGKRRTIFKTNNSILRKLYGDTEYVDERHRHRFEVNPELKTHFEEKGFRFVGQDVEGERMEVIELDDHPYFVGVQYHPEFTSRPIKPSPPYLGLLLASAGKLQSYLQKGCRLSPRDTYSDRSGSSTPDSEISELKLPSISNE